In Acomys russatus chromosome 26, mAcoRus1.1, whole genome shotgun sequence, a genomic segment contains:
- the Pdpr gene encoding pyruvate dehydrogenase phosphatase regulatory subunit, mitochondrial isoform X2 translates to MVYGYPSENVWELDLQRFGALQSSRTFLRHRVMEVMPLMYDLKVPRWDFQTGRQLRTSPLYDRLDAQGARWMEKHGFERPKYFVPPNKDLLALEQSKTFYKPDWFDIVESEVKCCKEAVCVIDMSSFTKFEITSTGDQALESLQYLFSNDLDVPVGHIVHTGMLNECGGYENDCSIARLTKRSFFMISPTDQQVHCWAWLNKYMPKDSSLLLEDVTWKYTALNLIGPRAVDVLSELSYAPMTPDHFPTLFCKEMSVGYANGIRVMSMTHTGEPGFMLYIPIEYALHVYNEVMSVGQKYGIRNAGYYALRSLRIEKFFAFWGQDLNTLTTPLECGGESRVKLEKGIDFIGRDALLQQKQNGVYKRLAMFILDDHDTDLDLWPWWGEPIYRNGKYAGKTTSSAYSYTLERHVCLGYVHNFSEDNGEEQVVTTDFINRGEYEIDIAGHRFQAKAKLYPVTSFFTHKRRKDDVELSDFHGK, encoded by the exons CTCTGATGTATGACCTGAAGGTTCCCCGTTGGGACTTCCAGACTGGGAGGCAGTTACGTACATCTCCTCTTTATGATCGGCTGGATGCTCAGGGAGCCAGGTGGATGGAGAAACATGGATTTGAGAGGCCAAAGTATTTTGTTCCACCCAACAAGG ACCTTCTTGCATTGGAACAGAGCAAGACTTTCTACAAGCCAGATTGGTTTGATATTGTGGAGTCTGAAGTCAAATGCTGTAAGGAAGCTGTGTGTGTCATTGACATGTCTTctttcacaaaatttgaaataact TCCACTGGGGATCAGGCATTAGAAAGTCTGCAGTATCTTTTCTCCAATGACCTCGATGTGCCTGTAGGTCACATTGTTCATACTGGTATGCTCAATGAATGTGGAGGGTATGAAAATGACTGCAGCATTGCACGCCTAACCAAACGCAG tttcttcatgATCTCTCCAACTGACCAGCAGGTCCACTGTTGGGCCTGGCTTAACAAATACATGCCAAAAGATAGCAGCTTGCTGCTGGAGGATGTCACCTGGAAATACACAG CCCTCAATCTGATTGGTCCTCGGGCTGTGGATGTGCTGTCTGAGTTGTCCTATGCCCCTATGACTCCAGACCACTTTCCAACTCTCTTTTGCAAG GAGATGAGTGTGGGTTATGCAAATGGGATCCGGGTGATGAGTATGACTCACACAGGGGAGCCGGGATTCATGCTGTATATCCCCATAGAG TATGCTCTGCATGTCTACAATGAGGTGATGAGTGTTGGACAGAAATATGGAATCCGGAATGCTGGGTATTATGCTCTTCGAAGTCTCCGAATTGAGAAATTTTTTGCCTTTTGGGGTCAGGACTTAAACACCCTGACCACGCCCCTGGAATGTGGAGGAGAGTCTCGAGTGAAGTTAGAGAAG gGCATAGATTTCATTGGTCGGGATGCCCTGCTGCAGCAGAAGCAGAATGGGGTGTATAAACGCCTTGCTATGTTCATCCTGGATGACCACGACACAGACCTGGACCTGTGGCCTTGGTGGGGAGAACCCATCTATCGGAATGGGAAGTATGCTGGCAAGACCACCAGTAGTGCCTATAGCTACACTCTTGAGCGCCATGTATGCCTGGGTTATGTACACAATTTTTCTGAGGACAATGGGGAGGAGCAGGTAGTGACAACGGATTTCATCAACCGAGGAGAATATGAAATTGACATTGCAGGACATCGGTTTCAGGCTAAGGCCAAGCTCTACCCTGTCACCTCCTTTTTCACTCACAAGCGTAGAAAGGATGATGTGGAGCTGAGTGACTTTCATGGGAAGTAA